One stretch of Halobacillus litoralis DNA includes these proteins:
- a CDS encoding pyruvate, water dikinase regulatory protein → MTNQEMVYIVSDSVGETAELMVKAVASQFFGQEVEIQHFSYVEDEQDINNVITVAKYRPSIIAYTIVLPDLKDYLDKRADEEQIIAVDLMYPLMNAFSQKFNLQPNRQPGQMRKLDENYFKRVEAIEFAVKYDDGQEVRGLKQADIVLVGVSRTSKTPLSMYLANKQFKVANVPLIPEVPPPEELFEIPRKKCIGLIISPEKLNDIRRERLKRLGLTNSASYASLNRIFEELTCAEDIMKKIGCPVIDVSNKAIEETADIILAMFNKRGSFA, encoded by the coding sequence GTGACGAATCAAGAAATGGTTTATATCGTGTCCGATTCCGTCGGGGAAACAGCTGAATTAATGGTAAAAGCTGTGGCAAGTCAATTTTTTGGTCAGGAAGTTGAGATCCAGCACTTTTCCTATGTAGAGGACGAGCAGGATATAAATAATGTCATCACGGTTGCAAAGTATCGCCCTTCCATCATTGCTTACACCATCGTCCTCCCTGATTTGAAGGATTATCTTGACAAGAGAGCGGATGAAGAACAAATCATTGCGGTTGATTTGATGTATCCTCTCATGAATGCGTTCTCTCAAAAATTCAATCTGCAGCCCAATCGTCAGCCTGGGCAGATGAGAAAGTTGGATGAGAACTATTTCAAACGGGTGGAAGCCATTGAGTTTGCTGTGAAATATGATGACGGACAGGAAGTCAGAGGATTGAAACAGGCAGATATTGTGCTCGTCGGGGTATCGAGGACCTCCAAGACTCCTCTTTCTATGTATCTAGCAAATAAACAATTCAAGGTAGCCAATGTGCCTCTGATCCCTGAGGTTCCGCCTCCTGAAGAACTTTTTGAGATTCCAAGGAAAAAATGCATTGGATTAATCATTTCACCGGAAAAATTAAATGATATTCGCAGAGAACGATTAAAAAGACTGGGACTAACAAACTCAGCCAGTTATGCCTCATTGAATCGAATCTTCGAAGAATTAACGTGTGCGGAAGACATTATGAAAAAAATTGGATGTCCAGTGATTGATGTTTCCAATAAGGCGATTGAAGAGACAGCCGATATCATCCTGGCCATGTTTAATAAAAGGGGGAGCTTTGCCTAA
- the betA gene encoding choline dehydrogenase → MIESYDYVIVGGGSAGSVMGNRLSEDGKKSVLVLEAGRSDYSWDLLIQMPAALPFPSGKNLYDWQYESDPEPYMNGRRIPHARGKVLGGSSSINGMIYQRGNPKDYERWGADEGMTNWDWAHCLPYFKRLENALASPEDDMRGHDGPIKLERGPAKNPLFQAFFDSAVEAGYNRTPDVNGFRQEGFGPFDKHVYKGQRLSASRAYLHPIMDRENLTVKTRAFVTSIDFDGTKAKGLTYKRNGKMHQVEAGEVILAGGAINTPQLLQLSGVGDAKHLRSLGIDPVVDLPGVGENLQDHLEVYVQHACPVPVSEQPNLQKRRMPWIGLQWMLGRTGPAATNHFEGGGFVRSNDEVDYPNLMFHFLPVAVRYDGQKAPTDHGFQVHIGPMYSDARGSLKIKSKDPKEHPSMVYNYLSTEQDKREWIEAINITREIMSQPSMKPYNAGEISPGPTVQTEEEILEWVREDAETALHPSCTAKMGPETDPMSVVDPESMKVHGLDNVRVVDASAMPYVTNGNIHAPVLMLAEKAADLILGRKPLDPIDADYYQHGVHPADAGTVPKSNAKAVTK, encoded by the coding sequence ATGATTGAATCATATGATTACGTAATCGTTGGAGGCGGTAGTGCAGGTTCAGTAATGGGAAACCGCCTAAGTGAGGATGGTAAAAAAAGCGTCCTTGTACTAGAAGCAGGACGCAGTGACTATTCTTGGGACTTATTGATCCAAATGCCTGCGGCTCTGCCATTCCCTTCAGGTAAAAACCTTTATGACTGGCAGTACGAATCAGACCCAGAACCATATATGAATGGACGCCGTATCCCTCATGCCCGAGGAAAAGTTCTGGGAGGTTCCAGTTCCATTAACGGGATGATCTACCAACGTGGAAACCCGAAAGACTATGAACGCTGGGGTGCCGATGAAGGAATGACAAACTGGGATTGGGCTCACTGCCTTCCATACTTCAAGCGTCTGGAAAATGCGCTGGCGTCACCGGAAGATGACATGCGCGGCCACGATGGTCCCATTAAATTGGAGCGCGGTCCAGCGAAAAACCCTCTATTCCAGGCCTTTTTTGATTCAGCAGTAGAAGCCGGTTATAACCGTACACCTGATGTGAACGGATTTCGTCAGGAAGGGTTCGGCCCATTTGATAAGCATGTGTACAAAGGGCAGCGCTTGTCAGCCTCACGTGCTTACTTGCACCCGATCATGGACCGTGAGAATCTGACAGTCAAGACTCGTGCTTTCGTTACGAGCATTGACTTTGATGGCACGAAAGCAAAAGGATTGACCTATAAGCGAAACGGAAAAATGCATCAAGTGGAAGCAGGAGAAGTCATCCTTGCCGGTGGAGCGATCAACACGCCACAGCTGCTTCAACTATCTGGTGTAGGCGATGCGAAACACCTTCGCTCTCTTGGCATTGATCCAGTTGTTGACCTTCCAGGTGTAGGGGAAAACCTTCAGGATCACCTTGAAGTTTATGTCCAGCACGCTTGCCCTGTTCCTGTTTCCGAACAGCCGAACCTCCAGAAGCGCCGTATGCCTTGGATCGGTCTTCAGTGGATGCTTGGACGTACAGGTCCAGCTGCGACGAACCACTTCGAAGGCGGAGGTTTCGTCCGTTCCAACGATGAGGTCGACTACCCGAACTTGATGTTCCACTTCCTTCCGGTAGCCGTCCGTTACGATGGACAAAAAGCACCGACAGATCACGGTTTCCAAGTTCACATCGGACCAATGTACTCCGATGCCCGTGGATCTTTGAAGATTAAATCAAAAGATCCAAAAGAGCATCCAAGCATGGTTTACAACTACCTTTCTACAGAACAGGACAAACGAGAGTGGATCGAAGCCATCAATATCACCCGTGAAATTATGTCCCAGCCTTCTATGAAGCCATATAATGCTGGTGAAATTTCACCTGGTCCTACGGTACAAACCGAGGAAGAAATCCTTGAATGGGTAAGAGAAGATGCGGAGACAGCTCTTCACCCGTCTTGTACGGCGAAAATGGGACCTGAAACAGATCCTATGTCTGTCGTAGACCCTGAATCGATGAAGGTTCACGGACTTGATAACGTACGCGTAGTCGATGCATCTGCTATGCCTTACGTGACAAACGGAAATATTCACGCACCTGTATTGATGCTGGCAGAAAAGGCTGCAGACCTTATCCTTGGACGTAAACCGCTCGATCCAATCGACGCCGATTACTACCAGCACGGTGTCCACCCAGCGGATGCAGGAACCGTTCCTAAATCTAATGCCAAAGCTGTAACAAAATAA
- the ppdK gene encoding pyruvate, phosphate dikinase, whose protein sequence is MENHFVFMFDHSEKNEKELLGGKGANLAEMTRIGLPVPYGFTITTDACNAYYDAEKSISPEVESQVLQSLQVLEEKTDKKLGDPTNPLLVSVRSGAVHSMPGMMDTVLNLGMNDDTVKGMAELTNNARFAYDSYRRFIQMFGNVVLNIENYFFEHRLEEIREEKGYQSDTELTAEDWKEVIEAFKSIVLKNTKRSFPQDPKEQLFLTIKAVFDSWNNKRAILYRRLHQIPGHLGTAVNIQSMVFGNMGEDSGTGVAFTRNPSTGESKLYGEYLINAQGEDVVAGIRTPQPIATLKDEMPDVYQQLVETCQLLEDHYKDMQDIEFTVERGKLFILQTRTGKRTAQAAIRIAVEMVKEKIMDQREALLRVDPDQLNQLLHHRIDPEYKREHLATGLPASPGAATGQVVFDADEADMLAKDGKKVILVRPETTPDDIHGIIASQATVTSRGGMTSHAAVVARGMGKACICGCDSMKIHLESKQFTVGETTVNHGDTITIDGSTGEIFLGEIPMIEPELSEEFQLLLRWADEERKIGVRANADNPTDAAKALEFGAGGIGLCRTEHMFMDSSRIPTVQSMILSETIMERKEALDQLLPMQQQDFEQIFETMQGHPITVRLLDPPLHEFMPDKEELLVNVTRLQITSPDSKELQEKQNLLRKVRLLEEANPMLGLRGCRLGMIHPEIYEMQIMAIFQAMSTVMKKGITVKPEIMIPLVSHVNELKEMRQLVIRISQQVQTETGLEFNYLIGTMIETPRAALTADQIAEEADFFSFGTNDLTQTTFGFSRDDAEGKFLQQYVDSDVLHRNPFVSLDQDGVGKLVESGVKLGKATNPALKTGICGEHGGEKESIQFCYDLGLEYVSCSPFRVPSARLAAAQSTIRSERKKSRKEPQYN, encoded by the coding sequence ATGGAAAACCATTTTGTATTCATGTTTGATCACTCTGAAAAAAACGAGAAAGAACTCCTAGGTGGAAAAGGCGCGAATTTAGCTGAAATGACCCGGATCGGTTTACCCGTTCCTTATGGTTTTACGATTACCACAGACGCCTGCAACGCCTATTATGATGCAGAAAAATCCATATCTCCAGAAGTCGAATCCCAAGTATTACAATCCCTCCAAGTCCTTGAAGAGAAAACAGACAAAAAATTAGGGGATCCAACCAATCCACTTCTCGTTTCTGTGCGCTCAGGTGCCGTCCATTCCATGCCTGGGATGATGGATACCGTTTTGAACCTTGGAATGAATGATGACACGGTTAAAGGAATGGCCGAACTTACGAATAACGCTCGCTTTGCCTATGATTCCTATCGCCGGTTTATTCAAATGTTTGGGAATGTTGTCCTGAATATAGAAAACTACTTTTTCGAACATCGCTTGGAAGAAATCCGCGAAGAAAAAGGGTACCAGTCCGATACAGAACTCACAGCCGAAGATTGGAAAGAAGTAATCGAAGCATTCAAATCGATTGTGCTCAAAAATACGAAGCGAAGCTTTCCTCAGGATCCAAAGGAACAGCTTTTCCTTACAATTAAGGCCGTGTTTGACTCATGGAATAACAAACGGGCCATCCTGTACCGCCGCCTTCATCAAATTCCCGGCCACCTTGGTACAGCGGTCAACATTCAAAGCATGGTTTTCGGAAATATGGGAGAGGATTCCGGCACGGGGGTTGCCTTTACGCGCAACCCATCCACCGGGGAGTCTAAGCTTTATGGAGAATATTTGATCAATGCACAGGGAGAAGACGTCGTCGCAGGGATCCGTACACCTCAGCCGATTGCGACGCTTAAAGATGAAATGCCGGATGTCTATCAACAATTGGTGGAGACCTGTCAGTTATTAGAAGACCATTACAAAGATATGCAGGACATTGAATTTACAGTAGAACGTGGAAAGCTGTTCATCCTACAAACACGGACAGGGAAGCGAACGGCCCAGGCAGCCATTCGAATTGCTGTTGAAATGGTAAAAGAGAAAATCATGGACCAGCGGGAAGCTTTATTACGCGTGGATCCCGATCAGCTCAATCAGCTCCTCCATCACCGTATCGATCCTGAATACAAGAGGGAACATTTAGCTACAGGCTTACCCGCTTCCCCTGGAGCTGCTACAGGACAGGTCGTCTTTGATGCGGATGAAGCAGATATGCTGGCCAAGGATGGAAAGAAGGTCATTCTCGTCCGCCCTGAAACGACACCTGATGACATCCATGGAATCATCGCCTCTCAAGCTACAGTGACAAGCCGAGGCGGGATGACCAGTCATGCCGCCGTTGTTGCCAGAGGAATGGGGAAAGCTTGTATATGCGGCTGTGACTCTATGAAAATCCATTTGGAATCCAAACAGTTTACCGTAGGCGAGACGACTGTAAACCACGGGGATACCATTACAATTGACGGATCGACAGGGGAAATCTTCCTCGGTGAAATTCCAATGATTGAACCAGAACTTTCGGAAGAATTCCAACTGCTGCTTCGCTGGGCAGATGAAGAAAGAAAGATCGGAGTCCGGGCGAATGCGGATAATCCAACAGACGCTGCGAAAGCCCTGGAGTTTGGAGCCGGTGGCATTGGTCTTTGCCGTACCGAGCATATGTTTATGGACAGTTCCCGTATTCCTACCGTTCAAAGCATGATCCTATCTGAAACGATCATGGAACGTAAGGAGGCTCTTGATCAACTCCTGCCTATGCAGCAACAGGATTTTGAGCAGATTTTTGAAACGATGCAAGGACATCCCATCACTGTAAGGTTACTAGATCCCCCGCTTCATGAATTTATGCCGGACAAAGAAGAATTGCTCGTTAATGTGACGAGGTTGCAAATCACTAGTCCCGACTCAAAAGAGTTGCAGGAAAAACAAAACCTTTTACGCAAAGTACGATTATTAGAAGAAGCAAATCCTATGTTAGGCCTTCGTGGCTGCCGCTTAGGCATGATTCATCCCGAAATTTACGAAATGCAAATCATGGCTATTTTCCAGGCGATGTCTACCGTCATGAAAAAAGGAATCACAGTGAAACCGGAAATCATGATTCCGTTAGTCAGCCATGTGAATGAACTGAAAGAAATGCGCCAATTGGTGATTCGAATCAGCCAGCAAGTCCAGACAGAAACTGGCCTGGAATTTAATTATTTAATTGGAACCATGATTGAAACACCGCGTGCAGCACTCACAGCCGATCAGATTGCTGAAGAGGCAGACTTCTTCTCCTTTGGAACCAATGATTTAACTCAAACGACGTTTGGGTTCAGTCGAGACGATGCAGAAGGTAAGTTTCTTCAACAGTATGTAGATAGCGATGTGCTACACAGAAATCCATTCGTTTCCTTGGACCAGGATGGTGTTGGAAAACTTGTAGAGAGTGGTGTCAAACTGGGTAAAGCAACAAATCCTGCCCTGAAAACAGGGATTTGTGGAGAACACGGAGGAGAAAAAGAGTCCATTCAGTTCTGCTATGATTTAGGACTGGAGTATGTAAGCTGCTCTCCTTTCCGCGTTCCATCAGCACGACTGGCAGCCGCTCAGTCAACCATTCGCAGCGAACGGAAAAAGTCGCGAAAAGAACCTCAGTACAATTAA
- a CDS encoding nitroreductase family protein, which produces MSNKTMTKEEYLNKVKEIDTTKEAPKVLEDTDFLTIAKERRSVRQYDPDYKIDRKEIEELLETATLAPSSSNLQSWRFLVIDEQEEKERLLPIANNQQQIVDASAVIAVLGDKKAYKNADQIYSQIAEKGNMPEDVKDMYVNSIFDNYGNFPEERLAKIAHIDGGIVAMQFMLAAKAKGYDTVPMGGYDEEQFLKAFHVPEEYTSVMLISLGKGVKAGFQKTRLPLDSVVNWNRFE; this is translated from the coding sequence ATGTCCAACAAAACGATGACCAAAGAAGAATATCTCAATAAAGTGAAAGAAATCGATACGACGAAGGAAGCTCCGAAAGTCCTTGAAGATACCGATTTTCTGACCATAGCGAAAGAACGCCGTTCCGTACGTCAGTATGACCCGGATTATAAGATTGATCGTAAAGAAATTGAAGAACTGTTGGAGACTGCGACGCTGGCACCTTCTTCATCCAATCTGCAATCGTGGCGTTTCCTTGTCATAGACGAGCAGGAAGAGAAAGAAAGACTGCTTCCCATTGCGAATAACCAGCAGCAAATTGTGGATGCTTCCGCTGTAATCGCGGTTCTTGGAGATAAAAAAGCCTATAAGAATGCCGATCAAATCTATTCTCAAATTGCTGAAAAAGGCAATATGCCTGAAGATGTGAAAGACATGTACGTCAACAGCATCTTCGACAACTATGGAAACTTCCCTGAAGAGCGTCTTGCGAAAATTGCTCACATTGACGGTGGAATCGTGGCGATGCAGTTCATGCTTGCGGCGAAAGCGAAAGGATATGATACCGTACCGATGGGTGGATACGATGAAGAGCAGTTCTTGAAAGCTTTCCATGTACCTGAGGAATATACGTCTGTTATGTTGATTTCTCTGGGTAAAGGAGTCAAAGCTGGCTTCCAGAAAACACGCCTTCCTTTAGATAGTGTCGTCAATTGGAACCGTTTTGAATGA
- the betB gene encoding betaine-aldehyde dehydrogenase: MNVNIKLKQYMNGKWVDANSENTRTIINPFNQETIAVVPEGDETDAQAAIAAAREAFDYGEWPTTPATERGAIVRKIAELIERDKEELANLESLDTGKTVEESRGDMDDIAGVFRYYAEIADKNGGEIIDSPVPNSISKVVHEPVGVCGQITPWNYPLLQASWKLAPALATGNTLVMKPSEITPLTHIKVFELMEEAGVPAGVANLVLGAGATVGAELSSNEDVDLISFTGGIVTGKKIMQAASSNVKKLALELGGKNPNVIFADADFDLAVDQALNGVFFHAGQICSAGTRLIVEESIHDEFVNALVERVKKFKLGSGFDEDTQMGPLISADHLAKVEKYVEAGIEEGATVAVGGKRPEDPELQNGFFFLPTIFTDCTTDMTVVHEEGFGPVITVEKFTKEEEAVKLANDSIYGLAGGVFTNDIAKAERCAAKMRMGTVWINEFNLYFPHAPWGGYKQSGIGRELGKLGIEEYTETKHIFQNLKPEQINWF; encoded by the coding sequence ATGAACGTAAATATAAAATTGAAACAATACATGAATGGGAAATGGGTAGACGCAAATTCAGAGAATACGCGTACGATTATCAATCCATTCAATCAAGAAACGATCGCTGTCGTTCCAGAAGGCGACGAAACAGATGCACAAGCAGCCATTGCGGCAGCAAGAGAAGCTTTCGATTACGGCGAATGGCCAACGACTCCGGCAACGGAGCGTGGAGCAATTGTACGGAAGATTGCTGAATTGATAGAGAGAGATAAAGAAGAACTAGCGAATCTAGAATCCTTGGATACTGGTAAAACAGTAGAAGAAAGCCGCGGAGACATGGATGATATCGCTGGAGTCTTCCGTTACTATGCAGAGATTGCGGATAAGAATGGTGGCGAGATCATCGATTCTCCAGTGCCGAACTCCATCAGTAAAGTCGTTCACGAACCGGTTGGTGTTTGTGGGCAGATTACCCCTTGGAATTATCCTCTACTTCAAGCGTCCTGGAAACTGGCTCCAGCGCTTGCAACTGGTAACACATTAGTTATGAAGCCAAGTGAAATCACGCCGCTTACGCATATCAAAGTATTTGAGTTGATGGAAGAAGCGGGCGTACCTGCGGGTGTGGCGAACCTCGTTCTTGGCGCAGGCGCAACCGTAGGTGCCGAGTTGTCCAGTAACGAAGACGTCGATCTTATTTCCTTCACCGGTGGTATTGTGACCGGGAAGAAAATCATGCAGGCAGCAAGCTCGAACGTGAAGAAGCTCGCTCTTGAGCTTGGCGGGAAAAATCCGAATGTCATTTTCGCAGATGCTGATTTTGACCTTGCTGTTGATCAGGCATTGAACGGAGTATTCTTCCACGCAGGGCAGATCTGTTCTGCTGGGACAAGACTGATTGTAGAAGAAAGCATTCACGATGAGTTCGTCAACGCACTTGTCGAGCGAGTGAAGAAATTCAAACTGGGAAGCGGATTTGACGAAGATACCCAAATGGGACCACTGATTTCCGCCGACCACCTTGCAAAAGTTGAAAAGTATGTAGAAGCAGGGATTGAAGAAGGGGCTACGGTAGCCGTGGGCGGTAAACGTCCGGAAGACCCTGAATTACAGAATGGCTTCTTCTTCCTGCCGACCATTTTCACCGATTGCACAACCGACATGACGGTTGTCCATGAAGAAGGCTTCGGTCCAGTCATCACAGTTGAGAAGTTCACGAAAGAAGAAGAAGCGGTAAAACTTGCGAATGATTCCATCTACGGACTTGCCGGCGGTGTCTTCACAAACGATATCGCAAAAGCAGAGCGCTGTGCAGCGAAGATGCGTATGGGTACAGTATGGATCAATGAATTCAACCTGTACTTCCCACACGCGCCTTGGGGTGGATACAAGCAATCCGGAATCGGACGAGAACTAGGTAAGTTAGGAATTGAAGAATATACAGAAACGAAGCATATTTTCCAAAACCTTAAACCAGAACAAATCAACTGGTTCTAA
- a CDS encoding RrF2 family transcriptional regulator, with translation MSDKMNHARWFSMALKALIVLAENESRCPSGKLAEKLESQSVYLRKILTHLVKAGIISAKEGRDGGYTLSKKPEDIKLSEVYEAIRAETVVKDYFETEGKHCFSGTSQQSLCDLQKEMETWILEGLQTKSLSDLIEQ, from the coding sequence ATGTCAGATAAAATGAATCATGCGCGTTGGTTCAGTATGGCACTGAAAGCATTGATTGTCTTAGCTGAAAACGAAAGCCGCTGTCCGAGTGGAAAGCTTGCAGAAAAGCTCGAGTCTCAGTCTGTTTATCTTCGTAAGATTTTGACTCACTTGGTCAAGGCGGGCATCATAAGTGCGAAAGAAGGCCGTGATGGGGGATACACCCTTAGTAAAAAGCCGGAAGACATTAAGCTTTCTGAAGTATATGAAGCCATTCGTGCTGAAACCGTGGTGAAAGACTACTTTGAGACAGAAGGGAAACACTGTTTTTCAGGGACTTCCCAACAGTCTCTATGTGATCTGCAAAAGGAAATGGAGACTTGGATTTTGGAAGGGTTACAAACGAAATCCCTATCTGATCTTATTGAACAGTAA
- the rlmD gene encoding 23S rRNA (uracil(1939)-C(5))-methyltransferase RlmD — protein sequence MSKRKNQGYKKTNKKPNRSGKPYGKQKPSPHTPSKGKTVRGQKPVTAEVTCSGLTDEGKGIAEWKGNRLEVPLLLPGEKAEVNIIQKGRSLDAEVKRVITSAEERVDPPCPYYYECGGCQLQHMSNDAQARFKQETIDHLMKPFGKPEPIFTMDHPYDYRNKSHTTFGLNHKRQVIGGLYAQHTHEIIPMDRCLIHDPKADEIIDTIKDYMRNSKMQPYNEDTGRGFLRHVLIKVGKVSGEIMVVLVAASSEFKGKNNFVKAMRKAHPEITTMLLNVNKRDTSVVLGEQEKVLFGKGTITDTLCGLEFEISAKSFYQINPVQTEKLYGKAIEMAELTGNETVIDAYCGIGTIGLVASRKAGKVIGVEVNKDAVRDAIRNSKRNGVNNARFYQGDAGEFMVDMAARGQKADVVIMDPPRSGSDEAFLSSVVKLKPQKVVYVSCNPETQARDMKYLVKNGYEVEGIQPVDMFPQTYHVESVAKLVLKG from the coding sequence ATGAGTAAACGAAAGAATCAAGGATATAAAAAGACGAATAAGAAACCGAACAGGTCTGGAAAGCCATATGGGAAACAGAAACCCTCTCCTCATACACCATCCAAAGGTAAAACTGTCCGTGGTCAGAAACCCGTAACGGCAGAGGTCACGTGCTCAGGTCTGACCGATGAAGGAAAGGGGATCGCCGAGTGGAAGGGCAATCGTCTGGAAGTCCCTTTGCTGCTGCCAGGGGAAAAGGCTGAGGTAAACATCATTCAAAAGGGTCGGTCTTTGGACGCAGAAGTAAAGCGTGTCATCACTTCAGCAGAAGAGCGCGTCGATCCGCCTTGTCCTTATTATTACGAGTGCGGGGGATGCCAACTTCAGCACATGAGTAACGATGCGCAAGCGCGTTTCAAGCAGGAAACGATCGATCACCTGATGAAGCCGTTCGGAAAGCCGGAGCCTATTTTCACGATGGATCATCCGTATGATTATCGGAATAAGAGTCATACGACATTCGGGCTGAATCACAAGCGTCAGGTCATTGGCGGGTTGTATGCGCAGCACACGCACGAAATCATCCCGATGGATCGTTGTCTCATACATGATCCAAAAGCGGACGAAATCATAGATACGATCAAGGACTACATGAGAAATTCAAAAATGCAGCCGTATAATGAGGATACCGGACGAGGCTTCTTGCGGCACGTGCTGATTAAAGTCGGCAAGGTCAGTGGAGAGATCATGGTTGTGCTCGTCGCAGCCTCCTCGGAGTTCAAAGGAAAAAACAATTTTGTGAAAGCTATGAGAAAAGCCCATCCAGAGATTACGACCATGCTATTGAATGTAAATAAGCGCGATACGAGTGTTGTTCTGGGAGAACAGGAAAAAGTGCTGTTCGGCAAGGGGACGATTACCGATACGTTGTGCGGACTGGAATTCGAAATTTCCGCAAAGTCCTTTTATCAAATCAATCCGGTTCAGACAGAGAAGCTTTATGGAAAAGCGATTGAAATGGCCGAGCTGACTGGAAACGAAACCGTGATCGATGCATACTGCGGGATCGGGACAATTGGTCTTGTAGCCAGTCGCAAAGCTGGTAAAGTCATCGGCGTAGAGGTGAATAAGGATGCCGTACGGGATGCCATCCGTAATTCGAAGCGCAACGGCGTGAATAATGCGCGTTTTTATCAAGGTGATGCCGGCGAATTCATGGTCGACATGGCCGCGCGCGGGCAGAAAGCGGATGTCGTCATTATGGACCCGCCGAGAAGCGGAAGCGACGAAGCGTTCTTATCAAGTGTTGTGAAGCTCAAGCCGCAAAAGGTTGTGTATGTGTCCTGTAATCCGGAGACACAGGCGCGGGATATGAAGTATTTAGTGAAGAACGGATATGAGGTGGAAGGAATCCAGCCGGTGGATATGTTTCCGCAGACATATCACGTGGAATCCGTGGCGAAGTTAGTGCTGAAAGGATAA
- a CDS encoding MFS transporter: MFKTKRNIYMLYFYIFFAQLFFDRALWVIYLGDRGMTFGQIGLLEAFLHLAIVLFEVPTGMIADLYGRKVSLVIGNVFSILYGVFMMISDTFSMFTLAFLSMGMMVTFHSGAEQAFAYDTLKNEKREKDYTKVIGSMTALALLSLSLAKFLGGFMADISWGWVYGTTIFTHILALIPLFLLKEPEREKTEDIGGRWYNQWVHQFKLGLVVWRENSVIHRPVVLFILASAVMVILVFYGQEYFIQLGYSSAVVGAVFTVEGLLGVLMAKIAYRVEKRFEFFNILYYGLGLFLLFFMLFIFAMDWAILLSFLFLAQLLSLFEPIFSSFVQNLLKSNVRSTFFSLIGLMESFIIMISFPLFGFAIERTGFTNGFAGLLLIFFAVAAGFLLIQKLRQS; this comes from the coding sequence ATGTTTAAAACAAAACGCAATATCTATATGCTTTATTTCTATATCTTTTTTGCTCAGTTGTTTTTTGACCGGGCCTTGTGGGTCATCTACCTTGGTGACAGAGGAATGACGTTTGGTCAAATCGGTTTGCTGGAAGCTTTTCTTCACTTGGCGATTGTTCTTTTTGAGGTTCCTACAGGGATGATTGCGGATTTGTATGGCCGGAAAGTGAGTTTAGTTATCGGCAATGTGTTCAGCATTCTTTATGGTGTGTTTATGATGATCAGCGATACTTTTTCAATGTTCACGCTCGCCTTTTTATCGATGGGGATGATGGTGACTTTCCATTCCGGTGCTGAGCAGGCGTTTGCCTATGACACGTTAAAAAATGAAAAGCGGGAGAAAGATTATACGAAGGTGATCGGAAGCATGACGGCTCTTGCTCTATTGTCATTAAGCCTTGCCAAATTCCTCGGCGGTTTTATGGCGGATATCAGCTGGGGATGGGTGTATGGAACAACGATCTTCACCCATATTCTTGCTCTCATTCCATTGTTTTTATTGAAGGAGCCGGAACGTGAAAAAACGGAAGACATCGGCGGTCGCTGGTATAACCAGTGGGTCCATCAATTTAAATTAGGTTTGGTTGTATGGAGGGAGAATTCGGTCATCCACCGGCCTGTGGTGTTGTTTATTTTGGCGAGTGCAGTGATGGTGATCCTCGTGTTTTACGGTCAGGAGTACTTCATCCAGTTAGGCTACTCCTCTGCTGTGGTAGGTGCTGTATTTACAGTGGAGGGGCTCTTAGGAGTCCTCATGGCGAAAATCGCTTACAGGGTCGAAAAACGGTTTGAGTTTTTCAATATCTTATATTACGGCTTAGGGCTGTTCCTGTTATTTTTCATGCTATTTATCTTTGCCATGGACTGGGCCATTCTACTATCCTTCTTATTCCTTGCGCAGCTGTTGAGTCTCTTCGAACCCATCTTCAGCTCGTTTGTGCAAAACTTATTAAAAAGTAATGTCCGATCCACCTTCTTTTCATTAATCGGTTTAATGGAAAGTTTTATCATTATGATCAGCTTTCCGTTGTTCGGATTTGCGATCGAGCGTACGGGTTTTACCAACGGTTTTGCGGGCTTGCTGCTGATCTTTTTCGCGGTGGCTGCCGGATTCCTTCTCATTCAAAAACTTAGACAGAGTTGA